AGCTCTTCAGTCGGGATACCTATGCCGGAATCTTGAATCTCAAGGACAGAACCTTTCAGACGCATTTCGACAGGCTTCTCTCCTGAGTATTTACAAGCATTGTTCAGGATATTACCGATGGCGATCTTTAGCAGGTGAGGATTCGCTTCCAGACAATAGGCAAAGGTATCGGTTGTAAAACGGATACGGTTACCGACAAACTGCATCAGAAAATCAGCCAGCATAATGTTTTCAGTGGCATTCTTCAATATCTCTTTATCGCCGTGCGACAGGAAGAGAAGATGCTTCATTAACTGGATGATACGTTTCGTCTCGGAGGCAATACGCTGTAATGCAGCCTGATATTCGGCAGGGGTTCGTTCTTTCAACAGACTTATTTCGCATTCACCTTGTATGGCAGTAAGCGGATTGTTCAGTTCATGAGAAGCATTGCTGATAAAAGCTTTCTCGCTTTGGTAAGCAGCATCGATACGATCGACCATACGGATCGCATACAGTTTCCCGACAAAGTAGATCAAGACGGCACTTATAATGATCAGGGCAAGCAATAACCAGCCGATACGTTGCTGGATATCCCCTCCGTACTGGTTGTTCGAGATAACAAGGACGATGAAATTTCCCTCATTGTCCGGATAATAAAGGGCAGCTCCTACTTTCTCCTTTTCATGGAAAGTGATCACATTACCATTATATAATTGTCCGATCTCTTTCTCCGTCATATAACGGATCAATGTCGTATGCGTCTCCGAAATACTGTCCGCGTTCAGTAATATTTCGGTAGCAACAGGCAACGTCTCTTCATACCGTTTTTGTATGCGGGCGTAACTTTCCTCGTCCACTTCGTCTTTTTCCCAATGCTTCTCGGCAGTGGCATAGGCTTTTTCCGTCAGATAAGAATAATACAGACGGCTGATATAACTAGTCGCAATAAAATAGAAGAGGATCGTGACGAAAGCAATGATGCCGACTGTCATTGCCGTATAAAAGAAAGCTATCTTATTCCCTGTTTTCATGCTTCCATCATATAGCCGATACCCACCACGGTACGGATCAGTTTATGATCAAAATCCTTGTCTATCTTGGCGCGAAGGTAATTGACATAGACATCGACAACATTGGTATTCGTGTCGAAATCCTTGTCCCATACATGTTTCAGAAGCGTCAGGCGATTGAGGGCTGTACCCTGATTGAGTATAAAGTATTCCAGCAGGCGATATTCCTTGACGGTCAGGTCGATGACAGCATCTCCCCGGAATGCCCGGTGGCTGGTCGGATCGAGAGTCAGATCACCACATCGCAAAGAGCCTGACGTAACCTCTGTTCCCGACCGCCGCAAAAGAGCCTTTATGCGGGCTTCCAATTCCTGGAAACTGAAAGGTTTAACCAGGTAATCGTCGGCACCGGCATCGAGACCGTTCACTATATCCTCCGTTGTTCCCAAAGCGGTCAGCATAATTACCGGCGACTGGAAACCATAGAGTTGGCGGTACTGACGGCATAGCTGTAAGCCATTCATCTTAGGCATGATAATATCGAGGATCAGCAGTTGGAAGTTTTCTTTCTGCAATAACTCCCAACCTGCCATACCGTCATAAGCAACACATACTTCATGACCGAATTCCTGCAATCCCCTCTCAATGAAAGAGGCTATATTTACTTCATCTTCTACTAATAATATTTTTGCCATCTGATTGCTTGTTTACATGGAAACACAAATATACGACAAATTTACAACCTCCGTTGTATCAGTTTTCCATCTTTGTCATAAAGCATCCGGCGATAGAATGCTTCGACCATCAGCGGGAAGACGAAGAGAGTGAAGAAAGTGGCTCCTATCAGACCGCCGATGATAACGATGGCTAACGGACGCTGGCTTTCCGAACCTATACCATGGCTGAGTGCTGCCGGCATCAGACCGATAGCAGCCATCGATGCAGTCATAAGCACCGACCGTACACGCGATTTCACACTCAACTTGACAGCATCCGACAAAGGCTCCCGTGCTTTCAGATTCCCTTTAATATCCGATATCATAATAACTCCATTCTGGATACAGATCCCGAAAAGGGCAATGAAACCGATACCCGCCGAGATCGAGAAGTTAAAACGGGTGATCAGAAGTGCCAGGATACCCCCTACTGCAGCATAAGGTACATTCAATAATACCAAACCTGCATCCCGCGCATTCCCGAACAGCACGAACAGGATAACGAATATGATAGCAATGCTGACAGGCACAACCTGTGCCAATCGCTTCGTTGCACGCTGCTGGTTTTCAAAATCGCCTGTCCATTTCAACGTATAACCCTCCGGCAGCTTCACTTGTTTGCTCACTTTCTCCTGGGCTTCAGCCACTGCCGTACCCATATCCCGTCCGCGGACAGAAAATTTCACGGCACAGAAACGGGCATGATTATCACGATAAATGATGAGTGGTCCGGTTATTGTAGTAATGTCGGCCAGCTCCTTGATGGGAACCATCGTCCCGTCTCGGGCCGGAACCAGTATCTTCCCAATCTCATCTTCACTCCGGCGGAAATCCGATTCATAGCGGACCATAATGTTGAATTTCCGTTCATCTTCGTACAGCAGAGAAGCACTCTTACCTCCTATCGCCATTTCAATGATCGACTGTACATCTTCCTTTGCTACACCGTAACGAGCCAGACGCGATTCATCGAGCTCGATCCGCAGTTCCGGCTGACCGATATTACGGATCACGCCCAGGTCTTCAATTCCATCGACGGTCTCCAACACCTTGTATACCTCCACGGCTTTTTTCTCGGACTCATATAAATCCTTCCCGAAAACCTTTACGGCAATAGATCCCTTAACTCCACTGGCAGCTTCCTCCACATTGTCTGTGATCGGCTGTGAGAAGTTGAAATCGACTCCCGGATAGATAGCCAGGTTTTCTTCCATCTTTTCAATCAAACCGGCTTTGGTCAGCTTACTTTCCCATTTCTTCTCAGGATAGATATCCACGTGAAATTCAATGTTATAGAAACCGGTAGCATCCGTTCCGTCATTCGGGCGGCCTGTCTGCGAAAGTACCTGACGCACTTCCGGATAAGATGCCAGTTCACGGCGCATTTGGTTGGCGAGCTTGACAGATTCATCCAGGGAAATACTCTGCGGCAAGGTCGCACGGATATAAATGGAACCTTCATTCAACTGAGGAAGAAATTCCGTACCCAGCAACGTGAAACACCACAAACCGGCAGCAGCTGCCAAAGTAGCCAGACCGATCGTTGTTTTCTTGTGGGCATGGCAACGGTCAAATATAGAAACGGAAGTCCGGTTCACCCATGCCAGGAAAGGATTATGCTTTTCACGCACATTCTTCTTCAGCAGCATGGACGAAAGTACCGGTACCAATGTCAATGTAAATATCAGGGCACCCAACAAAGCAAATCCCAGGGT
This is a stretch of genomic DNA from Parabacteroides chongii. It encodes these proteins:
- a CDS encoding sensor histidine kinase, giving the protein MKTGNKIAFFYTAMTVGIIAFVTILFYFIATSYISRLYYSYLTEKAYATAEKHWEKDEVDEESYARIQKRYEETLPVATEILLNADSISETHTTLIRYMTEKEIGQLYNGNVITFHEKEKVGAALYYPDNEGNFIVLVISNNQYGGDIQQRIGWLLLALIIISAVLIYFVGKLYAIRMVDRIDAAYQSEKAFISNASHELNNPLTAIQGECEISLLKERTPAEYQAALQRIASETKRIIQLMKHLLFLSHGDKEILKNATENIMLADFLMQFVGNRIRFTTDTFAYCLEANPHLLKIAIGNILNNACKYSGEKPVEMRLKGSVLEIQDSGIGIPTEELKRVHQPFYRASNTREFAGHGIGLSLSLRILNSYGAKVNIHSEIDKGTRVIIDFG
- a CDS encoding response regulator transcription factor; the protein is MAKILLVEDEVNIASFIERGLQEFGHEVCVAYDGMAGWELLQKENFQLLILDIIMPKMNGLQLCRQYRQLYGFQSPVIMLTALGTTEDIVNGLDAGADDYLVKPFSFQELEARIKALLRRSGTEVTSGSLRCGDLTLDPTSHRAFRGDAVIDLTVKEYRLLEYFILNQGTALNRLTLLKHVWDKDFDTNTNVVDVYVNYLRAKIDKDFDHKLIRTVVGIGYMMEA
- a CDS encoding efflux RND transporter permease subunit, encoding MHKFIDYIIAFSLKNKFFIFFCTVIAIIAGAVSFVHTPVDAFPDVTNTKVTIITQWPGRSAEEIEKFITIPIEIAMNPVQKKTDIRSTTLFGLSVINVMFDDDADDFYARQQVYNLLNDADLPEGVTPEVQPQYGPTGEIFRYTLRSDKRSVRELKTFQDWVIERKLRAVPGVADIVSFGGEVKTFEVSVNPNQLINYNVTSLELFDAIAKSNINVGGDVITKSSQAYVVRGIGLINDTKEIENIVVKNINGTPILVKHLASVHESSLPRLGQVGRMDEDDVVQGIVVMRKGENPGEVIAALKDKIADIQENALPEDVRIVSFYDREDLVDLAVNTVTHNLIEGILLVTFIVLIFMADWRTTVIVSIIIPLALLFAFICLRAMGMSANLLSMGAIDFGIIIDGAVVMVEGLFVALDKKAREVGMPAFNVMSKMGLIRHTAKDRAKAVFFSKLIIITALVPIFAFQKVEGKMFSPLAYTLGFALLGALIFTLTLVPVLSSMLLKKNVREKHNPFLAWVNRTSVSIFDRCHAHKKTTIGLATLAAAAGLWCFTLLGTEFLPQLNEGSIYIRATLPQSISLDESVKLANQMRRELASYPEVRQVLSQTGRPNDGTDATGFYNIEFHVDIYPEKKWESKLTKAGLIEKMEENLAIYPGVDFNFSQPITDNVEEAASGVKGSIAVKVFGKDLYESEKKAVEVYKVLETVDGIEDLGVIRNIGQPELRIELDESRLARYGVAKEDVQSIIEMAIGGKSASLLYEDERKFNIMVRYESDFRRSEDEIGKILVPARDGTMVPIKELADITTITGPLIIYRDNHARFCAVKFSVRGRDMGTAVAEAQEKVSKQVKLPEGYTLKWTGDFENQQRATKRLAQVVPVSIAIIFVILFVLFGNARDAGLVLLNVPYAAVGGILALLITRFNFSISAGIGFIALFGICIQNGVIMISDIKGNLKAREPLSDAVKLSVKSRVRSVLMTASMAAIGLMPAALSHGIGSESQRPLAIVIIGGLIGATFFTLFVFPLMVEAFYRRMLYDKDGKLIQRRL